One region of Populus trichocarpa isolate Nisqually-1 chromosome 4, P.trichocarpa_v4.1, whole genome shotgun sequence genomic DNA includes:
- the LOC112327231 gene encoding uncharacterized protein LOC112327231 isoform X6 — protein sequence MKVKLEEKEKKIKQMEEKKKKIKQMEEKEKKIKQMEEKKKKIKQMEEKEKKIRKMEEKEKKIKQKVKQMEEKEKKIKQKVKQMEEKEKKIKQMEEKEKMVRANVLQAVVAAAIALSNCTIM from the exons ATGAAGGTGAAGcttgaagaaaaggagaagaagatcaAGCAGatggaagaaaagaagaagaagatcaagcagatggaagaaaaggagaagaagatcaAGCAGatggaagaaaagaagaagaagatcaagcagatggaagaaaaggagaagaagatcaGGAAGatggaagaaaaggagaagaagatcaAGCAGAAGGTCAAGCAGatggaagaaaaggagaagaagatcaAGCAGAAGGTCAAGCAGatggaagaaaaggagaagaagat CAAGCAGatggaagaaaaggagaagatg GTCCGCGCGAATGTGTTACAGGCAGTTGTTGCAGCGGCAATAGCGTTATCTAACTGTACCATCATGTGA
- the LOC112327231 gene encoding uncharacterized protein LOC112327231 isoform X4 → MKVKLEEKEKKIKQMEEKKKKIKQMEEKEKKIKQMEEKKKKIKQMEEKEKKIRKMEEKEKKIKQKVKQMEEKEKKIKQKVKQMEEKEKKMEEKEKKIKQKIKQMEEKEKMVRANVLQAVVAAAIALSNCTIM, encoded by the exons ATGAAGGTGAAGcttgaagaaaaggagaagaagatcaAGCAGatggaagaaaagaagaagaagatcaagcagatggaagaaaaggagaagaagatcaAGCAGatggaagaaaagaagaagaagatcaagcagatggaagaaaaggagaagaagatcaGGAAGatggaagaaaaggagaagaagatcaAGCAGAAGGTCAAGCAGatggaagaaaaggagaagaagatcaAGCAGAAGGTCAAGCAGatggaagaaaaggagaagaagatggaagaaaaggagaagaagatcaAGCAGAAGATCAAGCAGatggaagaaaaggagaagatg GTCCGCGCGAATGTGTTACAGGCAGTTGTTGCAGCGGCAATAGCGTTATCTAACTGTACCATCATGTGA
- the LOC112327231 gene encoding protein PXR1 isoform X2, which yields MKVKLEEKEKKIKQMEEKKKKIKQMEEKEKKIKQMEEKKKKIKQMEEKEKKIRKMEEKEKKIKQKVKQMEEKEKKIKQKVKQMEEKEKKIKQMEEKEKMVPNACNAIVLHNQRRRPKLIASYISFSPRECVTGSCCSGNSVI from the exons ATGAAGGTGAAGcttgaagaaaaggagaagaagatcaAGCAGatggaagaaaagaagaagaagatcaagcagatggaagaaaaggagaagaagatcaAGCAGatggaagaaaagaagaagaagatcaagcagatggaagaaaaggagaagaagatcaGGAAGatggaagaaaaggagaagaagatcaAGCAGAAGGTCAAGCAGatggaagaaaaggagaagaagatcaAGCAGAAGGTCAAGCAGatggaagaaaaggagaagaagat CAAGCAGatggaagaaaaggagaagatg GTCCCAAATGCTTGCAACGCAATTGTCTTGCATAATCAAAGGCGACGTCCAAAGTTGATTGCTTCTTATATATCATTTA GTCCGCGCGAATGTGTTACAGGCAGTTGTTGCAGCGGCAATAGCGTTATCTAA
- the LOC112327231 gene encoding uncharacterized protein LOC112327231 isoform X1: MKVKLEEKEKKIKQMEEKKKKIKQMEEKEKKIKQMEEKKKKIKQMEEKEKKIRKMEEKEKKIKQKVKQMEEKEKKIKQKVKQMEEKEKKMEEKEKKIKQKIKQMEEKEKMVPNACNAIVLHNQRRRPKLIASYISFSPRECVTGSCCSGNSVI; encoded by the exons ATGAAGGTGAAGcttgaagaaaaggagaagaagatcaAGCAGatggaagaaaagaagaagaagatcaagcagatggaagaaaaggagaagaagatcaAGCAGatggaagaaaagaagaagaagatcaagcagatggaagaaaaggagaagaagatcaGGAAGatggaagaaaaggagaagaagatcaAGCAGAAGGTCAAGCAGatggaagaaaaggagaagaagatcaAGCAGAAGGTCAAGCAGatggaagaaaaggagaagaagatggaagaaaaggagaagaagatcaAGCAGAAGATCAAGCAGatggaagaaaaggagaagatg GTCCCAAATGCTTGCAACGCAATTGTCTTGCATAATCAAAGGCGACGTCCAAAGTTGATTGCTTCTTATATATCATTTA GTCCGCGCGAATGTGTTACAGGCAGTTGTTGCAGCGGCAATAGCGTTATCTAA
- the LOC112327231 gene encoding uncharacterized protein LOC112327231 isoform X3, with the protein MKVKLEEKEKKIKQMEEKKKKIKQMEEKEKKIKQMEEKKKKIKQMEEKEKKIRKMEEKEKKIKQKVKQMEEKEKKIKQKVKQMEEKEKKMEEKEKKIKQKIKQMEEKEKMVPNACNAIVLHNQRRRPKSARMCYRQLLQRQ; encoded by the exons ATGAAGGTGAAGcttgaagaaaaggagaagaagatcaAGCAGatggaagaaaagaagaagaagatcaagcagatggaagaaaaggagaagaagatcaAGCAGatggaagaaaagaagaagaagatcaagcagatggaagaaaaggagaagaagatcaGGAAGatggaagaaaaggagaagaagatcaAGCAGAAGGTCAAGCAGatggaagaaaaggagaagaagatcaAGCAGAAGGTCAAGCAGatggaagaaaaggagaagaagatggaagaaaaggagaagaagatcaAGCAGAAGATCAAGCAGatggaagaaaaggagaagatg GTCCCAAATGCTTGCAACGCAATTGTCTTGCATAATCAAAGGCGACGTCCAAA GTCCGCGCGAATGTGTTACAGGCAGTTGTTGCAGCGGCAATAG
- the LOC112327231 gene encoding uncharacterized protein LOC112327231 isoform X5, whose product MKVKLEEKEKKIKQMEEKKKKIKQMEEKEKKIKQMEEKKKKIKQMEEKEKKIRKMEEKEKKIKQKVKQMEEKEKKIKQKVKQMEEKEKKIKQMEEKEKMVPNACNAIVLHNQRRRPKSARMCYRQLLQRQ is encoded by the exons ATGAAGGTGAAGcttgaagaaaaggagaagaagatcaAGCAGatggaagaaaagaagaagaagatcaagcagatggaagaaaaggagaagaagatcaAGCAGatggaagaaaagaagaagaagatcaagcagatggaagaaaaggagaagaagatcaGGAAGatggaagaaaaggagaagaagatcaAGCAGAAGGTCAAGCAGatggaagaaaaggagaagaagatcaAGCAGAAGGTCAAGCAGatggaagaaaaggagaagaagat CAAGCAGatggaagaaaaggagaagatg GTCCCAAATGCTTGCAACGCAATTGTCTTGCATAATCAAAGGCGACGTCCAAA GTCCGCGCGAATGTGTTACAGGCAGTTGTTGCAGCGGCAATAG